The Mycolicibacterium mageritense genome contains a region encoding:
- the rpsE gene encoding 30S ribosomal protein S5 produces the protein MADQAGAGSASDNRGGRGDRDGRRRDDRGGRGRDDREKSNYLERVVSINRVSKVVKGGRRFSFTALVIVGDGHGMVGVGYGKAKEVPAAIAKGVEEARKGFFRVPLIGGTITHPVQGEAAAGVVMLRPASPGTGVIAGGAARAVLECAGVHDILAKSLGSDNAINVVHATVAALKLLQRPEEVAARRGLPIEDVAPAGMLRARRESEALAAAAAREGS, from the coding sequence ATGGCCGATCAGGCTGGCGCCGGGTCGGCGTCGGACAATCGCGGCGGTCGTGGTGACCGGGACGGTCGTCGTCGTGACGACCGCGGCGGTCGTGGCCGCGACGACCGTGAGAAGAGCAATTACCTGGAGCGGGTTGTCTCGATCAACCGTGTCTCCAAGGTGGTCAAGGGTGGCCGCCGGTTCAGCTTCACCGCGCTGGTGATCGTCGGCGACGGTCACGGCATGGTCGGTGTCGGCTACGGCAAGGCCAAGGAAGTTCCCGCCGCCATCGCCAAGGGTGTCGAGGAAGCGCGCAAGGGCTTCTTCCGGGTGCCGCTCATCGGCGGCACCATCACCCACCCGGTGCAGGGCGAGGCCGCTGCCGGTGTCGTGATGCTGCGTCCGGCCAGCCCCGGTACCGGTGTGATCGCCGGTGGCGCGGCTCGTGCCGTACTGGAATGCGCTGGGGTGCACGACATCCTGGCCAAGTCGCTGGGTAGCGACAACGCGATCAACGTGGTTCACGCCACCGTTGCCGCGCTGAAGCTGCTGCAGCGTCCGGAAGAGGTGGCGGCCCGGCGTGGCCTGCCCATCGAGGATGTTGCGCCGGCCGGCATGCTGCGGGCCCGACGCGAGAGCGAAGCGCTGGCCGCTGCGGCTGCGCGTGAAGGATCGTAA
- the rplO gene encoding 50S ribosomal protein L15, translated as MSVIKLHDLKPAPGEKTAKTRVGRGEGSKGKTAGRGTKGTKARKNVPVTFEGGQMPIHMRLPKLKGFRNRFRTSYEVVNVGDINKAFPEGGTVGVDELVAKGLVRKNTLVKVLGDGKLTVKVDVTANKFSGSAREAITAAGGSATEL; from the coding sequence ATGAGTGTCATCAAGCTTCACGACCTGAAGCCGGCTCCCGGGGAGAAGACCGCCAAGACCCGCGTCGGTCGCGGTGAGGGCTCCAAGGGCAAGACCGCGGGCCGCGGCACCAAGGGCACCAAGGCCCGCAAGAACGTCCCCGTGACGTTCGAAGGTGGCCAGATGCCGATCCACATGCGGTTGCCGAAGCTCAAGGGCTTCCGCAACCGGTTCCGCACCTCCTACGAGGTGGTCAACGTCGGCGACATCAACAAGGCCTTCCCCGAGGGTGGCACCGTTGGCGTCGACGAGTTGGTGGCCAAGGGCCTGGTTCGCAAGAACACCCTGGTCAAGGTGCTCGGCGACGGCAAGCTGACCGTCAAGGTCGACGTCACCGCCAACAAGTTCAGCGGCAGCGCCCGTGAGGCGATCACCGCTGCCGGTGGTTCGGCCACCGAGCTGTAA
- a CDS encoding serine hydrolase domain-containing protein produces the protein MKQAVTLDNWQTGPVNRHTSGRMREIVPTARVAASRNPLPLAEDGRTLDIDTFGSVLRDTYTDGFMVLHNGAIRAECYPGDLEPGRPHMLYSVSKSIIGAVTAVLIDRGRLDMHAQITSYIPELAVSGYAGATVRHLLDMRSGIRFREEYLDPDAEVRHLDQALGWVPRTSPDGPATLYEYLPRLRQQRPHGGAFEYRSCETDVLGWVCERAAGRRMPELLSDVLWSRFAEDDMDAGVDRAGNVFHDGGLAASLRDAARFGELLRTRTIVPRAWIEDALTGDPDSRAAFAASPTDTGLPGGMYRNQFWVPYADRRVLMCLGIHGQLIYVDFDRAVVVAKLSSWPTPLDPALDTATLALAEAACAAAQAAGPARPGSRRTVER, from the coding sequence ATGAAACAAGCTGTGACACTGGATAATTGGCAAACAGGCCCGGTCAATCGCCACACATCGGGGCGGATGCGCGAAATCGTGCCCACCGCGCGCGTGGCGGCAAGCCGCAATCCGCTGCCGCTGGCGGAGGACGGGCGCACGCTCGATATCGACACGTTCGGATCGGTCCTACGCGACACCTACACCGACGGCTTCATGGTGCTGCACAACGGGGCGATCCGCGCCGAATGCTATCCCGGCGACCTGGAACCCGGCCGCCCACACATGCTCTACTCGGTGAGCAAGTCCATCATCGGCGCGGTGACCGCGGTGCTCATCGACCGCGGCCGGCTCGACATGCATGCCCAGATCACCTCGTACATACCGGAACTCGCTGTATCGGGCTACGCCGGCGCGACCGTTCGGCACTTGCTCGACATGCGATCGGGCATCAGGTTCCGTGAGGAATACCTCGACCCGGATGCCGAAGTGCGCCACCTTGATCAGGCACTCGGCTGGGTTCCGCGCACCAGCCCGGACGGGCCGGCCACGCTCTATGAATACCTGCCCCGGCTGCGACAGCAACGCCCACACGGCGGGGCTTTCGAGTACCGGTCGTGCGAGACCGACGTCCTCGGCTGGGTGTGCGAACGCGCCGCCGGTCGGCGGATGCCCGAACTGCTTTCCGACGTCTTGTGGTCACGGTTCGCCGAGGACGACATGGACGCCGGAGTGGACCGCGCGGGCAATGTCTTTCACGACGGTGGGCTGGCAGCGTCGTTGCGCGACGCTGCGCGCTTCGGTGAACTCCTGCGCACTCGTACGATCGTGCCCCGCGCGTGGATCGAGGACGCGCTGACCGGTGATCCGGATTCCCGCGCCGCGTTCGCCGCGTCCCCCACCGACACCGGACTGCCCGGCGGGATGTACCGCAACCAGTTCTGGGTGCCCTACGCCGATCGCCGGGTGCTCATGTGTCTGGGCATCCACGGGCAGCTCATCTACGTGGACTTCGACCGCGCGGTCGTGGTCGCCAAACTGTCGTCCTGGCCGACACCGCTCGACCCGGCGCTCGATACGGCGACACTGGCGCTCGCCGAAGCCGCTTGCGCCGCAGCACAGGCGGCTGGGCCTGCGCGTCCAGGTTCGCGCCGTACCGTGGAGCGGTGA
- the rplR gene encoding 50S ribosomal protein L18: MATAETAKRKPVGQNISETRRNSRLRRHARLRKKVAGTAETPRLVVNRSSRHIHVQLVDDLEGVTLAAASSIEADVRAVEGDKKAHSVRVGQLIAERAKAAGIETVVFDRGGYTYGGRIAALADAAREGGLKF; encoded by the coding sequence ATGGCTACTGCAGAAACTGCGAAGCGTAAGCCGGTGGGCCAGAACATCTCTGAGACCCGTCGTAACTCTCGCCTGCGCCGCCACGCCCGGCTGCGCAAGAAGGTCGCCGGCACCGCCGAGACCCCGCGCCTTGTGGTCAACCGCTCGTCGCGCCACATCCACGTCCAGCTGGTCGACGACCTGGAAGGCGTCACCCTGGCGGCGGCCAGCTCGATCGAGGCCGACGTGCGTGCGGTTGAGGGCGACAAGAAGGCCCACAGCGTTCGGGTCGGTCAGCTGATCGCCGAGCGCGCCAAGGCCGCCGGCATCGAGACCGTGGTGTTCGACCGCGGTGGCTACACCTACGGTGGCCGCATCGCCGCGCTGGCCGATGCCGCCCGTGAAGGTGGGCTGAAGTTCTGA
- the rpsH gene encoding 30S ribosomal protein S8 codes for MTMTDPIADFLTRLRNANSAYHDEVTLPHSKIKANIAEILKKEGYITDYRTEDARVGKSLVVQLKYGPSRERSIAGLRRVSKPGLRVYAKSTNLPRVLGGLGVAIISTSSGLLTDRQAARQGVGGEVLAYVW; via the coding sequence ATGACAATGACGGATCCGATCGCAGACTTTCTGACACGTCTGCGCAACGCCAACTCGGCGTACCACGACGAGGTGACCCTGCCTCACTCGAAGATCAAGGCCAACATCGCCGAGATCCTCAAGAAAGAGGGCTACATCACCGATTACCGCACCGAGGATGCCCGCGTCGGCAAGTCCCTGGTGGTGCAGCTCAAGTACGGCCCCAGCCGTGAGCGCAGCATCGCCGGCCTGCGTCGCGTGAGCAAGCCCGGTCTGCGGGTCTACGCAAAATCCACCAACCTGCCGCGGGTGCTCGGCGGCCTGGGTGTGGCGATCATCTCCACGTCCTCGGGCCTGCTCACCGACCGCCAGGCAGCACGACAGGGCGTGGGCGGCGAAGTCCTCGCTTACGTCTGGTAG
- a CDS encoding type Z 30S ribosomal protein S14 yields the protein MAKKALVHKANKKPKFAVRAYTRCNKCGRPHSVYRKFGLCRICLREMAHAGELPGVQKSSW from the coding sequence ATGGCGAAGAAGGCGCTGGTCCACAAGGCCAACAAGAAGCCCAAGTTCGCGGTCCGCGCGTACACCCGGTGCAACAAGTGCGGCCGTCCGCACTCGGTGTACCGCAAGTTCGGGCTGTGCCGCATCTGCCTGCGCGAGATGGCGCACGCCGGCGAACTGCCCGGTGTGCAGAAGTCCAGCTGGTAA
- the rplF gene encoding 50S ribosomal protein L6, producing the protein MSRIGKQPVPVPAGVDVTIDGQNVAVKGPKGTLTLDVAEPIAVSRNDDGAIVVTRPDDERRNRSLHGLSRTLIANLVTGVTEGYTTKMEIFGVGYRVVAKGSNLEFALGYSHPVVIEAPEGITFAVETPTKFSVSGIDKQKVGQISAVIRRLRRPDPYKGKGVRYEGEQIRRKVGKTGK; encoded by the coding sequence ATGTCGCGTATTGGTAAGCAGCCCGTTCCGGTCCCCGCCGGAGTCGACGTAACGATCGACGGGCAGAACGTTGCGGTCAAGGGCCCCAAGGGCACCCTGACCCTGGATGTCGCCGAGCCGATTGCGGTGTCCCGCAACGACGACGGCGCCATCGTGGTGACCCGGCCGGATGACGAGCGGCGCAACCGCAGCCTGCACGGGCTGTCGCGCACCCTGATCGCCAACCTGGTGACCGGTGTGACCGAGGGGTACACCACCAAGATGGAGATCTTCGGTGTCGGTTACCGCGTGGTGGCCAAGGGCTCGAACCTGGAGTTCGCGCTCGGCTACAGCCACCCGGTGGTCATCGAGGCGCCCGAGGGCATCACCTTCGCGGTGGAGACGCCGACGAAGTTCTCGGTGTCGGGCATCGACAAGCAAAAGGTCGGTCAGATCTCGGCGGTCATCCGTCGTCTGCGCCGTCCCGATCCCTACAAGGGCAAGGGCGTGCGCTACGAGGGTGAGCAGATCCGCCGCAAGGTCGGAAAGACAGGTAAGTAA
- a CDS encoding LLM class flavin-dependent oxidoreductase has protein sequence MRFSISIPQLVTDRFDDAGLKAYLARAEELGFEGGWTMEQTIGESPGIAPLELLSYAAACTTRLRLGVAVLITSLHDPLQLASAVTAVDRLSHGRLDVGVGHGGNFRPFQAFGVDRSTFVSYFNEGLELMKAAWSDEPRITFHGKFREVDDLPIQPKPVQRPHPPIWFGGTAPKALARAVRYGDSFLGAGSSTTETFAGAAQIVRRELAEQGKDPAGYTIGKRVYLMIDDDPARARERVLDGLHRIYGRMRDIDAVPVSGTPADVVRGLREVADAGAQMVVLNPVGVDVAEDREQMERLAAEVIPAL, from the coding sequence GTGAGGTTCTCGATCTCGATACCGCAGTTGGTCACCGACCGTTTCGACGACGCCGGGCTCAAAGCCTACCTGGCCCGCGCCGAGGAGTTGGGTTTCGAAGGCGGGTGGACGATGGAGCAGACCATCGGCGAGTCGCCGGGCATCGCTCCGCTGGAGCTGTTGTCGTATGCGGCGGCCTGCACCACGCGGCTGCGCCTGGGCGTGGCGGTGCTCATCACGTCACTGCACGATCCACTCCAACTGGCGTCGGCCGTCACGGCCGTCGACCGGCTCAGCCACGGGCGCCTCGACGTCGGTGTCGGGCACGGCGGCAACTTCCGCCCGTTCCAGGCGTTCGGCGTGGACCGGTCGACGTTCGTGAGCTACTTCAACGAGGGCCTGGAGCTCATGAAGGCGGCCTGGTCCGACGAGCCGCGCATCACGTTCCACGGAAAGTTCCGGGAGGTCGACGATCTGCCGATCCAGCCAAAACCGGTGCAGCGCCCGCATCCCCCGATCTGGTTCGGCGGCACAGCGCCGAAAGCGCTGGCCCGCGCGGTGCGCTACGGCGATTCGTTCCTCGGGGCCGGGTCGTCCACCACCGAGACGTTCGCCGGCGCGGCGCAGATTGTGCGGCGTGAACTCGCCGAGCAGGGCAAGGATCCGGCCGGTTACACCATCGGCAAACGCGTGTACCTGATGATCGACGACGACCCTGCCCGCGCACGCGAGCGCGTGCTCGATGGCCTGCACCGCATCTACGGCCGGATGCGCGACATCGACGCGGTTCCGGTGTCGGGCACGCCGGCCGATGTGGTGCGCGGGCTGCGCGAGGTGGCCGACGCGGGCGCCCAGATGGTCGTGCTCAATCCGGTCGGGGTCGACGTCGCTGAAGACCGCGAACAGATGGAACGCCTCGCCGCCGAGGTGATCCCGGCCCTATAG
- the rpmD gene encoding 50S ribosomal protein L30, producing MAELKITQVRSTIGARWKQRESLRTLGLKKIRQSVVREDNPQTRGLIKTVHHLVDVEEV from the coding sequence ATGGCAGAGCTGAAGATCACCCAGGTGCGCAGCACCATCGGTGCTCGCTGGAAGCAGCGGGAGAGCCTGCGCACCCTGGGGCTGAAGAAGATCCGCCAATCGGTGGTGCGTGAGGACAACCCTCAGACCCGTGGCCTCATCAAGACCGTGCATCACCTCGTCGACGTTGAGGAGGTCTAG
- the rplE gene encoding 50S ribosomal protein L5 yields MTTVEKTQPRLKARYREEIRDALQKQFEYGNVMQIPGVVKVVVNMGVGDAARDAKLINGAVNDLALITGQKPEIRRARKSIAQFKLREGMPIGARVTLRGDRMWEFLDRLISIALPRIRDFRGLSAKQFDGTGNYTFGLNEQSMFHEIDVDSIDRPRGMDITVVTSATNDDEGRALLRALGFPFKEN; encoded by the coding sequence ATGACCACAGTAGAGAAGACCCAGCCGCGGCTGAAGGCGCGCTACCGCGAGGAAATCCGCGACGCGCTGCAGAAGCAGTTCGAGTACGGCAACGTCATGCAGATCCCCGGCGTGGTCAAGGTCGTCGTCAACATGGGTGTCGGTGACGCCGCCCGCGACGCCAAGCTGATCAACGGCGCCGTCAACGACCTCGCGCTGATCACCGGCCAGAAGCCGGAGATCCGCCGGGCCCGCAAGTCCATCGCGCAGTTCAAGCTCCGCGAGGGCATGCCGATCGGTGCGCGCGTCACGCTGCGCGGCGACCGCATGTGGGAGTTCCTGGACCGCCTGATCTCGATCGCGCTGCCGCGTATCCGCGACTTCCGCGGCCTGTCGGCCAAGCAGTTCGACGGCACCGGCAACTACACGTTCGGGCTCAACGAGCAGTCGATGTTCCACGAGATCGACGTGGACTCCATCGACCGGCCCCGTGGTATGGACATCACCGTCGTCACCTCGGCGACGAACGACGACGAAGGCCGCGCGCTGCTGCGGGCGCTGGGCTTCCCCTTCAAGGAGAACTGA
- the rplX gene encoding 50S ribosomal protein L24, with amino-acid sequence MKVHKGDTVLVVSGKDKGAKGKVIEAYPERNKVLVEGVNRIKKHTAVSQNERGASSGGIVTQEAAIHVSNVMVVDSDGNPTRIGYRVDEESGKKVRVSKRNGKDI; translated from the coding sequence ATGAAGGTGCACAAGGGTGACACCGTGCTGGTGGTCTCCGGCAAGGACAAGGGCGCCAAGGGCAAGGTCATCGAGGCCTACCCGGAGCGCAACAAGGTGCTGGTCGAGGGTGTGAACCGGATCAAGAAGCACACCGCCGTATCGCAGAACGAGCGTGGCGCGTCGTCGGGTGGCATCGTCACCCAGGAAGCCGCCATCCACGTCTCGAACGTGATGGTGGTCGATTCCGACGGCAACCCGACCCGCATCGGCTACCGCGTCGATGAGGAGAGCGGCAAGAAGGTCCGTGTCTCCAAGCGCAATGGCAAGGACATCTGA
- a CDS encoding TetR/AcrR family transcriptional regulator codes for MGRPRVALLSRDKIGAAALKLVSRDGDFTMPGLARELGVQVAAVYHHVPAGRSEVIEMVRVLVAQNIDDAAFDRLPWDEAFVVWTRSYLDAFSGHPAAVRLLATEPIRDPDLIAAYNPVAAGLSRAGFVDGEIIAVITAAENFVLGAALDASAPDLAVAADQDGIEPELRRALDAAPSGAARARQAFDLGVSALVAGLRARLP; via the coding sequence ATGGGTCGGCCACGGGTCGCGCTGCTGAGCCGGGACAAGATCGGTGCCGCGGCGCTGAAACTCGTGTCGCGCGACGGAGACTTCACGATGCCGGGCCTCGCCCGCGAACTCGGCGTGCAGGTGGCCGCCGTCTACCATCATGTGCCTGCGGGCCGCTCCGAGGTGATCGAGATGGTCCGGGTTCTGGTGGCCCAGAACATCGACGACGCCGCGTTCGACAGATTGCCCTGGGATGAGGCGTTCGTGGTGTGGACCCGGTCGTACCTCGACGCGTTCAGCGGGCACCCGGCGGCGGTCCGGCTCCTGGCCACCGAGCCGATCCGCGACCCCGACCTCATCGCCGCCTACAACCCCGTCGCGGCGGGACTCTCGCGTGCCGGATTCGTCGACGGTGAGATCATCGCGGTCATCACCGCTGCCGAGAACTTCGTCCTGGGCGCCGCTCTCGACGCATCTGCCCCAGACCTTGCGGTGGCAGCCGATCAGGACGGTATCGAACCCGAACTGCGCAGGGCGCTCGACGCCGCGCCGTCCGGGGCTGCCCGGGCCAGGCAGGCTTTCGATCTGGGTGTCAGTGCGTTGGTGGCCGGGCTGCGCGCCCGGCTCCCATAG
- a CDS encoding APC family permease has translation MTEAHLARRLTLPSVVAFGVSYMAPSLVMVIFGLIAVASAGTAPTAFALATAAMLVTAMSYAKMARCYPVSGSAYFYARHTLGSPVGFLVGWSVLLDYLFLPMVAWLTQSILLNAQFPAVPIWAWMLINAGFTTIVNVVGIVVADRVNKVLTAVALFLVLLFFAYCVTFIAGNRPVSHTDPIWNTNSTIAGMSAAAAIAAYSFLGFDAVTTLSEETKDPKRTIPRAVILVVAIGGLLFVGGAYIMQLVHPGDVFEDAQAASYTMSIDVGGQFYADWTNLGGIIAGSASCLAVQLSTSRLLYIMGRDGVLPKRVFGYVSPRTLTPVYCVLLTGAMCFVGLNLSLQTATGFINFGAFTAFTAVNVCVIAYYLRHRPTHRLGIVGYVALPAAGAVVSVYLLTQLSGTSLIIGLAWLGIGVAYLLWLTRGFRRPTPELSIDYEQSLLHMPEHVEPAQKEPHA, from the coding sequence ATGACCGAAGCGCACCTGGCGCGCCGGCTGACCCTGCCATCGGTCGTCGCCTTCGGGGTGTCCTACATGGCACCGAGCCTGGTGATGGTGATCTTCGGCCTCATCGCTGTCGCCAGTGCGGGCACCGCGCCGACCGCGTTCGCACTCGCCACGGCCGCGATGCTGGTGACGGCCATGAGCTACGCGAAGATGGCGCGCTGCTATCCGGTTTCCGGATCGGCCTACTTCTACGCTCGCCACACTCTCGGCTCCCCGGTGGGCTTTCTGGTCGGGTGGAGCGTGCTGCTCGACTACCTCTTCCTGCCGATGGTGGCCTGGCTCACCCAGTCGATCCTGCTCAATGCACAGTTCCCGGCGGTTCCGATCTGGGCGTGGATGTTGATCAACGCCGGTTTCACGACCATCGTCAATGTCGTCGGAATCGTGGTGGCCGACCGCGTCAACAAGGTACTGACCGCTGTCGCCCTCTTTCTCGTACTGCTGTTCTTCGCGTACTGCGTCACGTTCATCGCAGGGAATCGGCCGGTCTCCCATACCGATCCGATCTGGAACACCAATTCGACGATCGCCGGGATGTCCGCGGCTGCGGCCATCGCCGCCTACTCGTTCCTCGGTTTCGACGCCGTGACAACGCTCTCGGAGGAGACGAAAGATCCCAAGCGCACCATCCCCCGCGCGGTGATCCTGGTGGTGGCGATCGGCGGGCTGTTGTTCGTCGGCGGCGCCTACATCATGCAATTGGTCCACCCCGGCGACGTCTTCGAGGACGCCCAGGCCGCGTCCTACACGATGTCCATCGACGTCGGCGGCCAGTTCTACGCCGATTGGACCAACCTCGGCGGCATCATCGCCGGATCGGCATCGTGCCTGGCCGTGCAGCTGAGCACCAGCCGGCTGCTCTACATCATGGGCCGTGACGGAGTGCTCCCAAAGCGGGTATTCGGTTACGTCAGCCCCCGCACGCTGACTCCGGTCTACTGCGTGCTGCTCACCGGCGCAATGTGTTTCGTCGGCCTGAACCTGTCCCTGCAGACCGCGACGGGGTTCATCAACTTCGGCGCCTTCACGGCCTTCACCGCAGTCAACGTGTGCGTGATCGCGTACTACCTGCGTCACCGCCCCACTCATCGGCTCGGCATCGTCGGCTACGTCGCCCTGCCGGCGGCCGGCGCGGTGGTGAGCGTCTACCTGCTGACCCAACTCAGCGGAACGTCACTGATCATCGGACTGGCCTGGCTCGGGATCGGGGTGGCCTACCTGCTCTGGCTCACCCGCGGGTTCCGGCGCCCCACCCCCGAGCTGAGCATCGACTACGAGCAGTCGCTCCTGCACATGCCCGAGCACGTCGAACCAGCCCAGAAGGAACCACACGCATGA